A region of Osmerus eperlanus chromosome 9, fOsmEpe2.1, whole genome shotgun sequence DNA encodes the following proteins:
- the angel1 gene encoding protein angel homolog 1 isoform X5, producing MWISGTVKAKKETREMLNEGEPGTEEKNGIKEIKNGIKEEKNGIKEEKARPAMEEEENPVKPEMEDRLTEKSEVQVAKQEDADVITELQEGRVGEEIEDTIVKVISEMLTMDTAEETELVSMEECNNSGQAQESLVKTPELPNGDQNQSVIDNTTEESGASLLDLQVDMLLTVNKAQVQEGEGFAQIKVFTMEEHWDEYIDTDALYSGTCGPGTDLRPRDRPSQPHQAGWHFPIGPGLGEVVYCPAWQFPAMSYYPTVQETMPFEVMWRVWEQVQAPPASDSRPVFDFTVMSYNILAQDLLETNQHLYSHCPLEALQWDYRFHNLLQELQKWEPDILCLQEVQESHYEQHLEPALTDMGYTCVFKRRTGAKTDGCAVCYRSDRFSQQSVSLLELLRPQCPLLDRDNVAVVLLLQPVITQGSEVTAKGPPLCVANTHLLFNPSRGDVKLAQLALLMAEIDRVVEGCKALGNPCHVILCGDFNSLPNMPLYQLITRGQLHYHGLPAWMVSGQEDMSFKAPQRRLYAPLWPSSLGVTDHCRYASGPASPERPCQEAGGVRYSHDFLLELRFCEAAFVRPQNLELIPGVTDSTPGTSLSNPPGNLPGNSPGNTTGNTHDPEATQQQSLSPSFRNTIDHSLTLRSVYRHVLPGSDRPEVTTLHCEVGATVDYIFYMAGPDHRGCHQGGGQPAGSLKLVRRLSLLSEEDLWSMNGLPNQIFPSDHLSLLARFHLEVPPEVPPGGSTWTSAPCDR from the exons ATGTGGATCAGCGGAACCGTCAAGGCCAAGAAAGAGACGAGGGAAATGCTGAACGAGGGAGAACCAGGGACGGAGGAAAAGAACGGAATAAAGGAGATAAAGAACGGAATAAAGGAGGAAAAGAACGGAATAAAGGAGGAAAAGGCGAGGCCTGCaatggaggaagaagaaaacCCTGTTAAACCAGAAATGGAGGACAGGTTGACGGAGAAGAGTGAGGTACAAGTTGCGAAGCAGGAAGACGCAGACGTGATTACAGAACTACAGGAGGGGCGGGTTGGAGAAGAGATTGAAGACACGATCGTGAAAGTCATCTCTGAAATGTTAACGATGGACACCGCGGAGGAGACGGAGCTCGTCTCTATGGAGGAGTGTAATAACAGTGGACAAGCGCAGGAATCATTGGTCAAGACCCCTGAACTCCCAAACGGTGATCAAAACCAGTCCGTTATCGACAACACGACAGAGGAAAGTGGGGCGAGCCTTTTGGACCTGCAAGTTGACATGTTACTGACAGTAAACAAGGCTCAAGTTCAAGAAGGGGAAGGTTTCGCCCAGATCAAAGTGTTCACAATGGAAGAACATTGGGATGAATACATTGACACCGACGCACTGTATTCTGGGACTTGCGGTCCTGGGACAGACCTGCGGCCCCGGGACAGGCCTAGCCAGCCTCACCAGGCCGGTTGGCACTTCCCTATCGGGCCGGGGCTGGGAGAGGTGGTCTACTGCCCTGCCTGGCAGTTCCCTGCCATGAGCTACTACCCCACTGTGCAGGAAACCATGCCCTTCGAAG TgatgtggagggtgtgggagcaGGTGCAGGCCCCTCCAGCCTCAGACTCGAGGCCTGTGTTCGACTTCACCGTCATGTCCTACAACATCCTGGCTCAGGACCTGCTGGAAACCAACCAGCATCTGTACTCACACTGCCCCCTAGAGGCGCTGCAGTGGGACTACCGCTTCCACAACCTGCTGCAGGAGCTCCAGAAGTGGGAGCCGGAT ATCCTGTGTttacaggaggtgcaggagagCCACTATGAGCAGCATCTGGAGCCGGCCCTGACTGACATGG GCTACACCTGCGTGTTCAAACGACGGACAGGCGCCAAGACGGACGGCTGCGCGGTCTGTTACCGTAGCGATCGCTTCTCCCAGCAGTCCGTGAGTCTGCTGGAGCTCCTCAGGCCGCagtgccccctgctggacagagacAACGTGGCTGTTGTGTTGCTGCTCCAGCCGGTCATCacccaggggtcagaggtcaccgccAAGGGCCCGCCCCTCTGCGTGGCCAACACCCATCTTCTGTTCAACCCCAGCAGGGGTGACGTGAAGCTGGCTCAGCTTGCTCTGCTCATGGCGGAGATCGACCgtgtggtggagggctgcaaGGCCTTGGGGAACCCCTGTCATGTGATCCTGTGCGGAGACTTCAACAGCTTGCCTAACATGCCCCTGTACCAGCTGATcaccagagggcagctgcactacCACGGTCTGCCCGCCTGGATG gtgtctgGCCAGGAGGACATGTCCTTCAAAGCCCCACAGCGCAGGCTGTACGCCCCGCTGTGGCCCAGCTCTCTGGGCGTCACGGACCACTGCCGGTATGCCAGCGGGCCGGCGAGTCCGGAGCGGCCCTGCCAGGAAGCAG GGGGCGTCCGGTACAGCCACGACTTTCTGCTCGAGCTGCGCTTCTGTGAGGCTGCGTTTGTCCGGCCACAGAACCTGGAGTTGATCCCTGGGGTGACCGACTCCACACCAGGTACCTCACTTAGCAACCCACCTGGTAACCTACCTGGTAACTCACCTGGCAACACAACAGGTAACACACATG ATCCCGAAGCGACGCAGCAACAGTCCTTGTCCCCCAG TTTCAGAAACACCATCGACCACAGCTTGACCCTGCGGTCGGTCTACAGACACGTCCTTCCTGGCTCTGACCGCCCTGAGGTGACCACCCTGCACTGTGAGGTTGGCGCCACGGTCGACTACATCTTCTACATGGCAGGACCTGACCACAGAGGTTGCCACCAAG GTGGGGGTCAGCCAGCAGGAAGCCTGAAGCTGGTCAGGAGACTCTCGCTCCTGTCTGAAGAGGACCTGTGGTCGATGAATGGTCTACCAAACCAGATCTTCCCGTCCGACCACCTTAGTCTCCTGGCGAGGTTCCACCTGGAGGTTCCACCTGAGGTTCCAC CTGGAGGTTCTACCTGGACCTCAGCTCCGTGTGACAGATAA